The genomic DNA TTAAATTTAAATAGTATTCAATTAACGGTTGGATTGTTAAGTACTTATTGGCTGTTTAAGATATTCCGACGTGCAGCAAAGAAGGACCAACCCTTTTGGCTATTTCTCTCTGGAGGAACATTTTTTTCAGCGTTCGGGACATTCATTTGGATAGTAATTATGTTACGTTCTCACACCGTTCAAACGCCCGTTTTTTCGTCAGTACTTTGGATTTGTGCTTACTTTCTTTATTTCAGTGCTTTGATTTTTAAATTACGTAAGGATAGCACCATTTTAGCAAACACGACGTACTTCTTTAATATGGCCATCTATATGGTGGCGGCGAGTTCAATTAGTTATTTCTACTTACTTCATCCGCTTTATCATCTGCAAAAAGAGTCTTTTTGGTTAAACGCCATCACTATATTGTTTCAATTTGCCGATTTAGGTATTTTATTTTTTATTGTGACTGTCGGTTATTTAATACCATTTGATCGCAAGAACCATACTTTGATTTTTCTCGTTATCGGATTATTTCTACAGGTGATCGGAGATGTGATTTTTGCTCAACTCACCATCGAGAATACCTATGAAGCCGGTAAGCTGGTGGATTTCATGTGGACACTTGCTTTATTGTTCATCGGATTTACAGGCCTTCACTATGCATCTACCCAATCGCAGTATACTTTAAAAGTTAAAAGACCTTTTTTTAGACGAGAATTTTTACTTCCTTATACGAGTATTCTTCTTTTATCTTTTTTAATGATTAAATCGTATGAATGGCATCTAAATGCTTTGAGTATCGGATGGTTTACCATTTTTATACTCATCTTGATTCGACAAACGATCGTTTTAATAAAAAATAAGCGCCTGTTGACGGAACTTGAGGATGTCGCATATCGGGATCGTTTAACTGGTATTGGTAACCAGGCGGATTTCATCCGGTCGACCCCTGAACTTAAGCAATATCCCAACACATCGATTGCAGTTGTAGTGGTTCATTTGGATCGATTTAAACAATTCATGGATGCCTTTGGTTATCATGTGGGAAATCAAATCATACAAGTCATGAATAGCCGATTATCCGTCATCCTTCCGAAAGGGGTCCGTGTATTTCGGACGAGCGAAAATGAATTCACTGTGCTACTTCCTTACGAAAAAGTAGAAACGCTTCATGAACGATGTAACGAGATGATTGCTTTTTTACGGACCACTATGAAAATTGAATACCATGAGATCAGCCTGGTCCCCCGAATTGGAATTAGTTTATTTCCTGTCCACAGTGACGATCTAGAAGAGCTTCAAAGATTAGCAAGCGAAGCCTTGTATCATTCACAAAATAGAACGCATCATCTGTATACTTTTTATGATACTTCGTTCACTTCACGACTAGCACAGCATTTGGAAATGGAGACCCATTTGCGAAATGCACTACAATCAAATCAATTTGAAGTGTATTATCAACCGAAAGTACATTTATCGACCGAAAACATCGTAGGTATGGAAGCATTGATACGATGGAAACATCCGGACTTCGGATTCATCTCACCTGCTGAATTCATCCCAATCGCAGAAGAGTCCGGATTGATCAATGAAATCGGTGAATGGGTGTTGCGTACGGCTTGTATGTATAATAAAAAACTCCAAATGTCAGGCTTCACGCCACTTCTGCTATCAGTAAATGTTTCGTCACTTCAATTTCAGAATCCTCTTTTCAGTGAGAAAGTGGAAACGATTTTAGAGGAAACAGGCCTGGATGCTCAGTGGTTGGAATTAGAAATCACCGAAAGTATTGTTCAGGATATTGA from Exiguobacterium sibiricum 7-3 includes the following:
- a CDS encoding putative bifunctional diguanylate cyclase/phosphodiesterase — its product is MRNLKFISFLSLIFVFLSFGFHLFIFEGPSWKRVLNLNSIQLTVGLLSTYWLFKIFRRAAKKDQPFWLFLSGGTFFSAFGTFIWIVIMLRSHTVQTPVFSSVLWICAYFLYFSALIFKLRKDSTILANTTYFFNMAIYMVAASSISYFYLLHPLYHLQKESFWLNAITILFQFADLGILFFIVTVGYLIPFDRKNHTLIFLVIGLFLQVIGDVIFAQLTIENTYEAGKLVDFMWTLALLFIGFTGLHYASTQSQYTLKVKRPFFRREFLLPYTSILLLSFLMIKSYEWHLNALSIGWFTIFILILIRQTIVLIKNKRLLTELEDVAYRDRLTGIGNQADFIRSTPELKQYPNTSIAVVVVHLDRFKQFMDAFGYHVGNQIIQVMNSRLSVILPKGVRVFRTSENEFTVLLPYEKVETLHERCNEMIAFLRTTMKIEYHEISLVPRIGISLFPVHSDDLEELQRLASEALYHSQNRTHHLYTFYDTSFTSRLAQHLEMETHLRNALQSNQFEVYYQPKVHLSTENIVGMEALIRWKHPDFGFISPAEFIPIAEESGLINEIGEWVLRTACMYNKKLQMSGFTPLLLSVNVSSLQFQNPLFSEKVETILEETGLDAQWLELEITESIVQDIEESISILQDLARLGVETSIDDFGTGYSSLNVLEQLPIDTLKIDKSFVDRLEEDSSSPIVKTIIELGMNLKLSIVAEGIETLQQKKILQQYGCPIGQGYFFSPPVEAQAFMALLPVHETIVLTQISHH